In the Ignavibacteriales bacterium genome, ACCTACAACTCCTGATAATTCTTCTCCTGTAATTTTTAGTTGAGGACTTTCTCCCAAACCAACTCCGAGGAAAATTGCATCGTGTTTTTTTAAGAGGTCATCAACTTTGAATGTTTTACCAATCATGATTTCAGTTTTAAGATCAATACCGAAACTTTTTACCAATTCAACTTCTTTCAAACTATCTTCTCTTCTCATTTTATACGGTGCGATGCCCCAAGTATTTAATCCGCCGGGAATTTTGTTAGCTTCATAAATAGTTACCTCATAACCCATGAGAGCAAGTTCAGCACCGCAAGCTAAGCCAGCAGGACCAGAACCAACTACGCCGACTGATTTTCCATTTTTAATTGATTTATGAAAGAGCGCGGGCATACCTATTTCAAAATAATTCTCGATTACATAACGCTGCAGCCTTCCTATCTCAATCGGTTTTTCCCCTTTCGCATTATAGACACAAGCCCCTTCACAAAGGACAGCAACTGGACATGCTTTTGCACAAGTAAGAGGAACCCAATTCGATTTATAAATTGTTTTTGCCGAGCCAAGAAGATTTCCGGTAGAAATCTTTTTTATAAATGTTGAAATATCAATGTGGGTCGGACAAGCTTTCATACAAGGAGAATCATAACAATAGAGACAACGATTTGCTTCTGCAATAGCAGAGTTATGTATAAACGGCGAGTGTAGGTCTGAAAAATTTTTCTCGTATTGTTCACTCAAAAGTTTTGGTGCGATATTCTTCATAGATTTATCCCAATCTAAACTGTGAAATTGAACAACTAAGTTTTTAATGCATCATCAGCTATTGAAAGACATTCATCAAGTTTTTCAACTGCAAAATCAATTTCTTCTTTTGTGATGATTAACGGAGGTGCAATGATAAAATGACTTACCCAAGATTGAACATAAACTCCGCGTTTCATCATCTCTGCAGAAATCTTATCAACGAGCAAAGGTTTCCCGCTTACTTTATCTTCCTTGGTGTTGAATGGTTCTTTGGTTGATTGATTTTTCACTAACTCAACAGCATAAAAAAGTCCAATGCCTCTAACATCACCAATCGAAGGGTGTTTTGATTTCAGAGCGTTCAATTTTTTATTTAGATGATCACCCATTTCCACAGCACGATCAATTAATTTTTTATTTCTCAACTCATTGATTGCAGCAATTGCAGGAGCTAACGTTAATGGATGAGCTTCGTAAGTATGTCCGT is a window encoding:
- a CDS encoding NAD(P)-dependent oxidoreductase, with translation MKNIAPKLLSEQYEKNFSDLHSPFIHNSAIAEANRCLYCYDSPCMKACPTHIDISTFIKKISTGNLLGSAKTIYKSNWVPLTCAKACPVAVLCEGACVYNAKGEKPIEIGRLQRYVIENYFEIGMPALFHKSIKNGKSVGVVGSGPAGLACGAELALMGYEVTIYEANKIPGGLNTWGIAPYKMRREDSLKEVELVKSFGIDLKTEIMIGKTFKVDDLLKKHDAIFLGVGLGESPQLKITGEELSGVVGALDFIEKVKTENWNDIQVGKKVAVIGAGNTSIDAATEAKRLGAEQVYIIYRRSDIEMSAYDFEYDLAKKDGIVFHFLTSPKQIIGKGFVEGIECLKMKLGEPDIHGRRKPVPVPGSEFTIPVDMIIKAIGQETKSSFLGSIPKVTLDDEGCVVVDQTTYQTTNPKIFAGGDCINGGKEVVNAAYDGKRAAHGIDKFLSIPKGGK